The following DNA comes from Streptomyces sp. NBC_00273.
GCGAGGCCGACCCCGAGCTGCTGTCGGCCTCGCGCGTGAACAACCCGTACCTGCGCGACCGCCGCCCCGGGCTCTACGCCTCCCTCGTCTAAGCCCCCTTCTTCCCCCAGCCCTGCCGCAAGGAGACGTACCCCCATGACGTCCACGGTGCCCACCACCGCCGTCCCGCACAGCGACGGACAGCCGCCGATCACCATGTTCGGTCCGGACTTCCCGTACGCGTACGACGACTTCCTCGCCCACCCGGCGGGCCTCGGCCAGATACCGGCGACCGAGCTCGGTACCGAGGTCGCCGTCATCGGCGGCGGGCTGTCCGGCATCATCTCGGCCTACGAGCTGATGAAGATGGGCCTCAAGCCCGTCGTCTACGAGGCGGACCAGATCGGTGGCCGCCTGCGCACCGTCGGCTTCGAGGGCGCCGAGACCGAGGGCCTCACCGCGGAGATGGGCGCCATGCGCTTCCCGCCCTCCTCCACGGCCCTGCAGCACTACATCGACCTCGTCGGCCTGGTCACGGAGCCCTTCCCGAACCCGCTCGCCGAGTCCACCCCCTCGACGGTCGTCGACCTCAAGGGCGAGAGCCACTACGCGGAGACGATCGCGGACCTCCCGCAGATCTACCGCGACGTGTCCGCCGCGTGGAACGCCTGTCTCGACGAGGGCGCCGACTTCTCCGACATGAACACCGCGATGCGCGAGCGGGACGTCCCGCGCATCCGCGAGATCTGGGCCAAGCTCGTCGAGAAGCTCGACGACGAGACCTTCTACGGCTTCCTCTGCAAGTCGGAGGCCTTCAAGTCCTTCCGCAAGCGTGAGATCTTCGGCCAGGTCGGCTTCGGCACGGGCGGCTGGGACACCGACTTCCCGAACTCCATCCTGGAGATCCTGCGCGTCGTCTACACCGAGGCGGACGACCACCACCGCGGCATCGTGGGCGGCTCGCAGCAGCTGCCGCTGCGCCTGTGGGAGCGCGAGCCGGAGAAGATCGTCCACTGGGCCCAGGGCACCTCCCTGTCCACCCTGCACGACGGCACCCCGCGCCCGGCGGTCACCCGCCTGCACCGCACGGCCGGCAACCGCATCACGGTCACCGACTCCTCCGGCGACATCCGCACGTACCGCGCCGCGATCTTCACGGCCCAGTCCTGGATGCTCCTGTCGAAGATCGAGTGCGACGACACGCTGTTCCCGATCGACCACTGGACGGCGATCGAGCGCACCCACTACATGGAGTCGTCCAAGCTGTTTGTCCCCGTCGACCGGCCGTTCTGGCTGGACAAGGACGAGGAGACCGGCCGCGACGTCATGTCGATGACGCTGACCGACCGCATGACCCGCGGCACGTACCTGCTGGACAACGGCCCGGACAAGCCCGCCGTCATCTGCCTCTCGTACACCTGGTGCGACGACAGCCTCAAGTGGCTGCCGCTGTCCGCGAACGAGCGGATGGAGGTCATGCTGAAGTCCCTCGGCGAGATCTACCCCAAGGTCGACATCCGCCGTCACATCATCGGCAACCCGGTCACCGTCTCCTGGGAGGACGAGCCCTACTTCATGGGCGCGTTCAAGGCCAACCTCCCGGGCCACTACCGCTACCAGCGCCGCCTGTTCACCCACTTCATGCAGGACCGCCTCCCCGAGGACAAGCGCGGCATCTTCCTCGCGGGCGACGACATCTCCTGGACGGCCGGCTGGGCCGAGGGCGCGGTCCAGACCGCCCTCAACGCCGTCTGGGGCGTCATGCACCACCTCGGCGGGTCCACGGACTCCACCAACCCGGGCCCGGGCGACGTCTACGACGACATCGCCCCGGTCGAACTCCCCGAGGACTGATCCTCCGGGTACCCAAGGCCACGGGCCGTCCCCGCGTGAGCAGCGCGGGGACGGCCCGTTCTCAATGTCCGCGCCACGGCGGGGCCGTACGCCTCCAGACCAGCCTCCAGCGCGCGGCCACCGCAGCGCGCGCGGCCGGCGCGTCGTCCTCCGGGCCGGTGGGACGGTACCCCAGGCTCACCCCGCACCCGGCGCACAGCCGGTGGACGCCGCAACCGTCGTGGTGCTCCGTCGTGCCGCGGTCCACGTCGCAGACGGGGCAGCTCGCCCACTGGCCGGACGGAGCGCGCAGGATGCGCGGCATCGTGACGGTGAGCGGCTCCACCGGGTGGAACTCGGGGTCGGGGCACCAGAGGCGGCGCGTGGGCTCGGGCGGATCCGGGATCCGGACCCCGGCCGCCTTCTGCGCGCGTCGCGCGACCACCCAGGTCGCGTGCGCCGCACGCCAGATCTCCCGGGCGGCGTGCAGTTCCTCCACGGCCCTCACCAGCGCGTCGGGATCTTCCTCCAGGTCCGCCGGGATCCGGGCACTGTGGACCAAGTGGTGGTAGGTCGCACGGACGCCGTACGGCGCGAACTCGGCCACGCAGGTCCGGAACCCGCAGAACCTCTGCACCGGCGCCAGCGAGACGTCGTGCACCCGGAGCCGGTGCGTGGCGAAGCTGGTCATTCCGGGAGCGTAGGGCGGCCCCCGTCCGGCCCGCACCGGGGTTTCAGCCCCGCGGGGTCAGCAGGCAGCGACCGACCAGGCCCACGCCCGCGTCGAGGGAGTCCGTGAACTCCTCGGCCAGTTCCGGCGCCCGGCGCAGCGTCCACAGCAGGCGGGCCGCCGACCAGGCCCCGGCGCGGGCGCGCTCCAGGCTCCACGAGCCGACCAGGTGGGTCAGCGGGTCGGCGATCTCCAACAGGTCCGGGCCCGGCATCAGGTCCTCCCGGATGTGCTCCTCCAGTGAGACCAGCGTGTCGCCGACCCGGTCGAAGTCCGCCTCCAGGGCCCGCGGTTCACAGCCCAGCTCACCGCAGGTGGTCACCACCGCGAGCGCCAGGTCATGGCCGATGTGCGCGTTGATCCCGGCCAGCGCGTGCTGGAGCGGGCGGATCCCGGGGTGGCGGCGGTACTGCAACAAGGGGCGCCAGCAGGCCGGGGCCCGCTCCGCCTCGACCGCCGTCAGGTAGCGCTCCGCGAACCGCACGCTGAGCGTCTCCGCCCGCCGGGGCGCCGGGAAGGCGCCGTGCTCGATCCGCCGGTGCAGGGTCTCCGTCACCGTCAGGTAGACCCGGTTGAAGACGGCGACACCGTCCTGCGGCGGGAGCCGCTCCTCCAGGGCGCGCATCCGCGCCAGCACCGCTTCCATGGGGGCAGGGTCGCAGGCGCCGACGCGGATCCGGGGAACTTGGCCGTACGCTTCCCCGGTTCGGGCGAAACACCGTCAACGGGGCTTGTCCTGGCCGCCCCCGGAGCCCTCGTCGTAAGCGGAGGTGCCCGCGTCGAGCAGGGGCTCCTGCTTGAGGTGCGCGGGCGCGAGGTACCGCAGTGCGTGGTAGCCGGTGATCACCACGATCGTGCCCAGCGCGATGCCGCCCAGCTCGAAGGTTTCGGTGATCTGCAGCTTCACGCCGCCGATGCCGATGATGATGCCCGCCGCGGCCGGCACCAGGTTCAGCGGATTGCGCAGGTCCACGCCGCCGTTGAGCCAGATCTGCGCGCCGAGCAGGCCGATCATCCCGTAGAGGATGACCGTGATGCCGCCGAGCACCCCGCCCGGGATCGCGGCGACGATGGCACCGAACTTGGGGCACAGCCCGAAGAGCAGCGCGAAGCCCGCCGCCGCCCAGTAGGCCGCCGTCGAGTAGACCCGGGTGGCCGCCATGACACCGATGTTCTCGGAGTAGGTGGTGTTCGGCGGGCCGCCGACCGCCGTGGACAGCATGGACGCGGCGCCGTCCGCCGCGATCGCCGTGCCCAGCTTGTCGTCGAGCGGATCGCCGGTCATCTCGCCCACGGCCTTGATGTGGCCCGCGTTCTCGGCGATCAACGCGATCACCACCGGCAGGGCGATCAGGATCGCCGACCACTCGAAGGCCGGCGCGTGGAAGGACGGCAGCCCGATCCAGTCCGCCTTGGCGACCGCCGAGAGGTCCAGCCGCCAGTGGTCGACGGCGGCCTCCCCGCCCAGCGTCGAGTGGATCTTCCCGAAGAGCACGTCGGAGAGCCACGAGATCCCGTACCCGAAGAGCAGACCGAGGAAGATCGCGATGCGCGACCAGAAGCCGCGCAGACAGACCACGGCCGCCCCCGTGAACAGCATCGTCAGCAACGCCGTCCACTGGTCCTGCGGCCAGTACGTGCTCGCCGTCACCGGCGCCAGGTTGAAGCCGATCAGCATCACCACCGCGCCCGTCACGATGGGCGGCATCGCCGTGTGGATGACGCGGGCGCCGAACCGCTGGACCACCAGGCCCGCCAAGAACAACGCCACGCCGACGACGAAGACGGCGCCCGTGACCACCGCACTGTCCCCGCCCGCGGCCCGGATGGCCGCCGCGACACCGACGAACGACAGCGAACAGCCCAGGTACGACGGCACCCGGCCGCGCGTCGCGAGGAGGAAGATCACCGTTGCGACGCCCGACATCATGATGGCCAGGTTCGGGTCCAGGCCCATCAGGACCGGAGCGACGAAACTCGCGCCGAACATCGCCACGACGTGCTGCGCGCCCAGCCCGGCGGTCCGCGGCCACGACAGCCGCTCCTCCGGCCGGACCACCGCGCCGGGGGCGGGAGTCCGCCCGTCTCCGTGCAGGGTCCAGCCCACGCCGAGGCCCATGTTCCACTCCTTCTTCTCCGGACGGTCGCCGCCGCTCCGGCTGCTCACACATCGAGGCCGCAGCGCACGGGGTACGTGCCGCTGCGGCCAGTCGACATGTTACGGCCGGGTTTGGGCAGGTTCGTCGAGGTGGGTGGGGTCGGACGTGGTCGTCGCCCCACCGAGATCGCCCCCAGCCTGCCCCACCGACGACCCCGGGCGCAGCACCGCGGCACCGGCGATCAGCGCGCACGCCAGGAGGGTGACCAGCCCGAAGGACACGACGAGCGACGTCGCGTTCGCCACCGCACCGATCGCCGACGGGGCGATCAGCCCCGAGGTGTACGTGATCGTCGCGACACCCGCGATGGCCTGCGCCGGTGCCGGGCCGCTGCGCCCCGCCGCCGCGAAGGCCAGCGGGACCACCACCGCGATCCCGAGCCCGATCAGCCCGAACCCGGCCAGCGCGCCGGCCGGATGCCGGACCCCGACCACGAGCAGCCCGCCCGCAGTGGCCACCACCCCGCCCGCCCGGACCGTGCGCACCGCCCCGAACCGGTTCACCACCCGGTCCCCGACCAGCCGGGCCACGGCCATGGTGAGCGCGAAGGCCGTGGTGGAGGCCGCCGCCAGACCCGCGTCCGTGTGCAGGACGTCCCGCAGGTAGACCGCCGACCAGTCCAGGCTCGCGCCCTCGGCGAAGACCGCGCAGAACCCCACGGCCCCGATCAGCAGCGCCGACTTCGGCGGCAGCGCGAAGTGCGGCGGCGCCTGCGCCTCCGGGTCGGCCCTCAGGTCCAGCACGCCCTGTACGGCGAACAGCCCGAACGCCGTCAGGACCAGCGCGGCGACCAGGTGGTGCAGCCGGGCGTCGCCCCCGGTGTGCGCGGCGACGGTACCCGCGGCCGACCCGAGCAGCGCGCCCACGCTCCACATGCCGTGCAGCGAGGACATGATCGAGCGGCCCAGCCGGTTCTCCGTCTCCACGCCCAGCGCGTTCATCGCCACGTCCGACATGCCGGCGGTGGCTCCGTAGACGAAGAGCACGAAGCAGAGGGCGGGCAGGTTCGGGGCGAGGCTCGGCAGGATCAGCGAGAGGGTCCAGAGCGAGAGCAGGGCCCGCAGCGCGGCGCGTGCGCCGAGCCAGTGGTTGATCCGGCCCGCCAGCGGCATCGCGAGCGCCGCGCCCACGGCGGGGGCGGCGAGGGCCAGGCCCAGCGTGCCCGGGCTGAGCTGGGCGTGCTCCTGGATCCAGGGGATACGGGTGGCGAAGGAGCCGGTGACGGCACCGTGGGTGCAGAAGACGGCGGCGATGGTGTAGCGGGCATGGCGCAGGCGCGCCGGGCTGAGGTCGGTGTCCCCGGTCATGACGATTAAACTATCAGGGACCCTGCCTGATAGATAATGGGCCCGACTCCTAGGATGGGCTCCGTGACTCCTGCCCCCACCACCGCTCCGGCACCGTCGCCCGCCTCGCCCAGTACGGCCCGGGCCATCAACGACCGCCTCGCCCTGCAACTCCTCCAGGAATCCGGGCCGCTGACGGCCACCCAGCTCAAGACCATGACCGGCCTCTCCCGCCCGTCGGTCGCCGACCTCGTCGAACGGCTCACCGAAGCCGGACTCATCGAAGTAGCCGGCGAATCCGGCGAACAGCGCCGCGGCCCCAACGCCAAGCTCTACGGGATCGTCGCCGACCGCGCCCACCTGGCCGCCCTCGACGTGCGCACCGACCGGGTCACCGCCGTCGTCACCGACCTCCTCGGCCGCCCCCTCGCCGAAGCCGCCCTGCCCGTCGGCGCCCCCGAGGACGCCGTGGCCGCCCTGCTGCGCACCGCACGCGAAGCCGGCGCCGCCGAGCTGCACACCGTCGTCATAGGCGCCCCGGGCCTGGTCGCCCCGGCCACCGGCGAACTCCGCGACACCAGCGGCCTCCCGGCCTGGCACCGGGACCTGGTCACCGCACTGCAGCGGAGCCTGCCCGCCGTGGTCGTCGTCGAGAACGAAACCAATCTGGCCGCTCTCGCCGAGCAGCGCCTGGGCGTGGCCCGCGACCTGGACTCCTTCGTGCTGCTGTGGCTCGGCGCGGGCGTGGGCGCGGCCGTGGTCCTGGACGGCCGGCTGCGCCGGGGCGCCTCCGGCGGGGCGGGCGAGATCGGCTTCCTCCCGGTACCGGGCACCGCCGGCCTGCCGTCGGCCGAGGACTGCGCGGG
Coding sequences within:
- a CDS encoding flavin monoamine oxidase family protein, encoding MTSTVPTTAVPHSDGQPPITMFGPDFPYAYDDFLAHPAGLGQIPATELGTEVAVIGGGLSGIISAYELMKMGLKPVVYEADQIGGRLRTVGFEGAETEGLTAEMGAMRFPPSSTALQHYIDLVGLVTEPFPNPLAESTPSTVVDLKGESHYAETIADLPQIYRDVSAAWNACLDEGADFSDMNTAMRERDVPRIREIWAKLVEKLDDETFYGFLCKSEAFKSFRKREIFGQVGFGTGGWDTDFPNSILEILRVVYTEADDHHRGIVGGSQQLPLRLWEREPEKIVHWAQGTSLSTLHDGTPRPAVTRLHRTAGNRITVTDSSGDIRTYRAAIFTAQSWMLLSKIECDDTLFPIDHWTAIERTHYMESSKLFVPVDRPFWLDKDEETGRDVMSMTLTDRMTRGTYLLDNGPDKPAVICLSYTWCDDSLKWLPLSANERMEVMLKSLGEIYPKVDIRRHIIGNPVTVSWEDEPYFMGAFKANLPGHYRYQRRLFTHFMQDRLPEDKRGIFLAGDDISWTAGWAEGAVQTALNAVWGVMHHLGGSTDSTNPGPGDVYDDIAPVELPED
- a CDS encoding DUF5995 family protein, which codes for MEAVLARMRALEERLPPQDGVAVFNRVYLTVTETLHRRIEHGAFPAPRRAETLSVRFAERYLTAVEAERAPACWRPLLQYRRHPGIRPLQHALAGINAHIGHDLALAVVTTCGELGCEPRALEADFDRVGDTLVSLEEHIREDLMPGPDLLEIADPLTHLVGSWSLERARAGAWSAARLLWTLRRAPELAEEFTDSLDAGVGLVGRCLLTPRG
- a CDS encoding uracil-xanthine permease family protein, which encodes MGLGVGWTLHGDGRTPAPGAVVRPEERLSWPRTAGLGAQHVVAMFGASFVAPVLMGLDPNLAIMMSGVATVIFLLATRGRVPSYLGCSLSFVGVAAAIRAAGGDSAVVTGAVFVVGVALFLAGLVVQRFGARVIHTAMPPIVTGAVVMLIGFNLAPVTASTYWPQDQWTALLTMLFTGAAVVCLRGFWSRIAIFLGLLFGYGISWLSDVLFGKIHSTLGGEAAVDHWRLDLSAVAKADWIGLPSFHAPAFEWSAILIALPVVIALIAENAGHIKAVGEMTGDPLDDKLGTAIAADGAASMLSTAVGGPPNTTYSENIGVMAATRVYSTAAYWAAAGFALLFGLCPKFGAIVAAIPGGVLGGITVILYGMIGLLGAQIWLNGGVDLRNPLNLVPAAAGIIIGIGGVKLQITETFELGGIALGTIVVITGYHALRYLAPAHLKQEPLLDAGTSAYDEGSGGGQDKPR
- a CDS encoding MFS transporter, giving the protein MTGDTDLSPARLRHARYTIAAVFCTHGAVTGSFATRIPWIQEHAQLSPGTLGLALAAPAVGAALAMPLAGRINHWLGARAALRALLSLWTLSLILPSLAPNLPALCFVLFVYGATAGMSDVAMNALGVETENRLGRSIMSSLHGMWSVGALLGSAAGTVAAHTGGDARLHHLVAALVLTAFGLFAVQGVLDLRADPEAQAPPHFALPPKSALLIGAVGFCAVFAEGASLDWSAVYLRDVLHTDAGLAAASTTAFALTMAVARLVGDRVVNRFGAVRTVRAGGVVATAGGLLVVGVRHPAGALAGFGLIGLGIAVVVPLAFAAAGRSGPAPAQAIAGVATITYTSGLIAPSAIGAVANATSLVVSFGLVTLLACALIAGAAVLRPGSSVGQAGGDLGGATTTSDPTHLDEPAQTRP
- a CDS encoding ROK family transcriptional regulator is translated as MGSVTPAPTTAPAPSPASPSTARAINDRLALQLLQESGPLTATQLKTMTGLSRPSVADLVERLTEAGLIEVAGESGEQRRGPNAKLYGIVADRAHLAALDVRTDRVTAVVTDLLGRPLAEAALPVGAPEDAVAALLRTAREAGAAELHTVVIGAPGLVAPATGELRDTSGLPAWHRDLVTALQRSLPAVVVVENETNLAALAEQRLGVARDLDSFVLLWLGAGVGAAVVLDGRLRRGASGGAGEIGFLPVPGTAGLPSAEDCAGGFHALVGREAVTALARAHGFAGPAEEAVAGAAGEAFLEALAERLALGAAAAAAILDPGCVVLAGELGRAGGPALAARVAHRVAKLTPVPTEIRATTLGDPAVLAGAELAAREAAQAVLFGG